A segment of the Acidobacteriota bacterium genome:
GTGCCGACTTACCGGAGAGGCGGGACAAGGCTCTCATACCCATCCGCCGTTCTTCGGACCTCCGCCGTAACTTCGTCCTCGATTCTCCGCCGGAGAGTCCGTCTGCCTCGGTGAATGAGCTACTCTAGGCGGCGCCAACGCTACGAAGACCAAAGACGGGCGCCCTTCCTTCGATCGACGGGCGCCGGTCGCTGCCGTTCTCCCGTCGCCGAAGGACTGTTGTTTCCACGGAGGATCGCCACCATGCCCGCCGGATATTCCGGAACTCCCCTCGCCAAGAAGTTGGGCATCACCGACGGCTGCCGCCTGGCCGCCCTCTACGCGCCGGCGCACTACCGCCGCCTGCTCGATCCGCTCCCCCTGAGGGTGCGGATATTGAGCCGCCTGTCGCGCGATCTGGACCTAGTGCACCTCTTCGTGATGGAGCGCCGCAGGCTGGCCGACCGGCTACCGGCCTGCCTGAGCCGCATTCGCCAGAACGGCGGCATCTGGGTGTCCTGGCCCAAGAAGGCGTCGAAGGTGGAAACGGACATGACCGAAGACGTGGTGCGGGAAGTGGCCCTGCCGCTGGGCCTGGTGGACGTCAAGGTGTGCGCCGTGGACGAGGTCTGGTCCGGCCTCAAACTGGTGATCCGCAAAGAACTGCGGCGGTAGCTCAGGCCGCCGCCTCCGGTACCATCCGTCGATGGCCCCGGCTCCTACAGCTCCCCTGCCGATCGACGAGGTTCTCCCCCGTCTGACCGCAACCTTGGAGGAAGCATCTTCGGCGGTGCTGCGCGCCCCTACCGGCGCCGGCAAGACCACCCGGGTGCCGCCGGCCTTGCTCGACGACGTATCGCTGGAGGGCGCCGTGTGGATGGTCGAGCCGCGGCGGATCGCTGCCCGCGCCGCCGCCCGAAGAATCGCCGGCGAGCGGGGCTGGACCCTGGGCCACGAAGTGGGCTATCGGGTGCGCTTCGATCATCGCGCACGGGAAGATTCGAAGCTGGTGGTGATGACCGAGGGCATCGTGCTCCGGCGGCTGCAGCAGGACCCCTTCCTGGAAGGCGTCGGAGCCCTGGTGTTCGACGAGTTTCACGAGCGACGGCTGGACTCGGACCTGGCCCTCGCCATGGCGGCGCGGGTGCAGCGCGAAGTGCGCCCGGATCTGCGGCTGGTGGTGATGTCCGCCACCCTCGATCCGGCTCCCATCGCGGCCTTCCTCGGCGACTGCCCGGTGATCGAGAGTCGCGGCTTCCTCCACCCGGTGACCGTCGAATATGGCGACGAGCCCTTCCATCTCGACCCGCGGCCCTGGGACATCGCAAGCGCCGCCGCGCGAGGCGCTCGCCGGGCCCTCGAAGACACCGCCGGCGACGTGCTGGTGTTTCTGCCCGGCGTCGGGGAGATCCATCGCGTGGCCGAACATCTGGACGACCTGGCGACGGTCGCGGTGGTTGCGCTGTACGGCGATCTGCCGCCGGACCGGCAAGACACGGCCTTAGAGACCGGTCCCCAGCGGCGGGTGGTGCTGGCGACCAACGTCGCGGAGACCTCGGTGACGGTAGAGGGCATCACCACGGTGGTCGACAGCGGCTGGATGCGCCGCATGCGCTTCGACACCGGCAGCGGCCTCGACCGCCTGGAACTCGCCCGCATCAGCCGGGCTTCTGCGGAGCAGCGCGCCGGCCGCGCCGGCCGCCTCGCGCCGGGCCGCTGCCTGCGCCTGTGGACGGAGCACGACCACCGCCGCCTGACGGAACGGGAAGCGCCGGAGATCCGCCGCATCGACCTTGCCGGAACCGTACTTCAGCTCCTCGCCTGGGGAGAGCCGGACCCCCTCCGCTTCGCCTGGTTCGAGGCGCCGGGCAAGCGGGCCGTGGAGCAGGCGCTGGCCCTGCTGCGCCACCTGGGGGCCGTCACGAACTCCGGCATCACGGCTCTCGGCCGGCGGATGGCCGCCCTGCCTCTCCATCCGCGCCTGGCGGCCCTGGTGCTGGCCGGCGACGATCTCGGCGCCGGCCGGCGGGCCGCCCTGGCGGCGGCGCTGCTGTCGGAGCGGGATCCCTTCCGCCGCGGCGGTTCCGTCGGCCGGTCGGCGGCGGCCCACGAGTCGGACCTGCTCGACCGAATACAGGCTCTGGAGAAATTCGAAGAGCGAGGGTATCTACCCGGCTCCGGCGGGGAACATGGCGCCGCCAGACATGTGCTGCGGGTGCGCGACCAGCTCGCCAAGGCCGTCCTCAAAGGTGGACCCGGTGGCCGCCGCAGCGCACCCCAAGAGAGTTCCGACCCGGCGTTCCTACGTGCTCTCCTCGCCGCCTATCCGGATCGTCTGGCGCGCCGCCGAGAACCCAACGAACCTCGAGCGGTGTTGGTGGGCGGCACCGGTGTCACCCTGGCGCCGGGCAGCGGGGTTCACCGGGCGGAGCTGTTTCTGGCCCTCGACCTGGCCGGCCGGAGCGGCGCCGAGGCGGTCGTCCGGTCCGCCTCGGAGGTGCGCTTCGAGTGGTTGCCGGAAGCCGCTCTCCGGGCCGAGATCGAGACGGAGTTCGACCCCGAACGCCAGCGCGTGGTCGGCTACCGCCGCCTGCGCTGGCATGATCTGGTTCTGGAAGAGCGCGAGGTGCCGGTGGCGGCCGACGTGGCGGCGGAGGTTCTCGCCGGCGCCGCAGCACTGGACCTGGAAGCCGCTCTCGGCCTCGACCGGCCGGCCATCCGGACCTTCCTGGCGCGCCTCGACAGCCTGCGCGAAGGCTGCGAGATCCCGTCCCTGGACGCTGCATTCTGGCAGTCCGCCCTGCCTTCCCTCACCGCCGGCAAGCGGTCCTACGAGGAGTTGCGAAAAGCCCCGCTGATCGACACGATTCTCGGCGCCCTGGGCTGGGATGTCGGCCGGCGCCTCGAACGCGAGGCGCCGGAGCGCATCCGCCTGCCGAGTGGGCGGTCGGCCCCCCTCGACTGGACCGGCGACGGCCCACCGGTTCTGGCGGCGAGGATCCAAGAACTCTTCGGCCTGACCGAGACGCCGCGGGTGGGCGCCGGCCGGGTGCCGGTGCTCCTCCACCTGCTGGCCCCCAACTTCCGGCCGCAGCAGATCACCCAGGATCTGGCGGGCTTCTGGCGCCGCACCTACCCGGAAGTCCGCAAAGAACTCCAAGGGCGTTACCCCAAACACGACTGGCCGGAGGATCCCGTCTCGGCTTCACCGCAAAAGGTCGGCCGACGAAGAAGATAGTCTGCCAATCCACAAAATTATTTAGAGATTATTATCTATATGCTATAATTGTCGAAGTTTCGGAGACTCCATCCTGCACGGACGACCGAAATTTCGCCCTCGATCGGTCCGCGCAGGATCGAAAATATCTCGTCGGAAGTCGATTTCATCCCCGCTGGGAATCTGACGGCGCCCGTCTCTGACCTCTGTCCTTCGACCCTCCCCGAGGGGGATCGTCCGCCTCGCGGGAGCCGGTCGGTTCACGCGATGACCATGAGGAGAAACCCATGAGAGAACCGCAAACCCTGCGAACCGCCGGTCGAACCGCGACCCCGATGGCCTTGGCCCTTGTCTGCCTCCTGCTGTGCCTGGTCGCCGCGTCCCTCTCGGCGGCGCCGCATTCCCCCTCCGTCGTGACCGAAGGCGCTGAGGTCCCCGGAACCCGCCTGTATGCATCGACCCAAGCCTATGGGGAGTTTCGCATCAACCTGCCGAATGGCGAGACCATCACCATCCCGTGCGACGGGATTCCCGGAATCTCCGGGGTTCTCACTGAGGACGCGGTCAGCCGGAATGGGGAAGGCCGACCCTCCGTCGCGCTGCGGCGATTGGTCACCCACTTTCACCAGGATCTCGGATCGGACCATCCGCTGATCCTGATCGAGCAAGACCATGAGCGGACGTCGACGGGCGAGCTGACGGGACACGCTAAAGGCGGAGCCGGCGCCCTACTGCCCGGCACTGCGCGCTTCGATCAATACATCATCATCTACCTCGACGGACGCGCCTTGACCAACCGGGAGCCCTTGACGCTGATCGCCGACCAGGTCAAGTCTTGGCCGCCGCTGGGGTCGTCCTTCCAGTTGCAGGGGCCGACGGCGTTCTACGACCTTGACGACGTCCGGGCGGGCAACCCCGCCGCCGCGGTCGTCGGCACCCTCGATGCCTGCAATGTCGAAGTGCGGGAGGAGCTGACCCTGCTCGGCGAGTAGGACGCTCAGTCCGGCCGTCAACTCCAAGATCGCCGCAACTACATTTCGGGCCCCGATGCGGATAGCCACAGCGAGGCCCGGGTTCGGCCTTTACGGCAACGCCAAATCGAGCCACAACAGGCGGTGGTCCGAGGCCTCCGCGGCGAGGGCGTGCCCTTCGGGGTCCTCGGACGATGCCGGCCAGAAGACGCCACCGTCGAGCACCCTCAACTCGAGGCTCGGCAAGAGGTAGTCGACCCGCGAACCGCCGAGGAATTCCGCCGTCGCCGTTCGCGGCAGGGCCGCGGAATCGGCGCGCTCCGCCACCTCCAGGGAGTTGCCACGACTCTGACGGTCTTCCCGACGATGCTCCTCGGCGCCTTGGCTGACCAGAATCTCCGAGGGATCTCTCAGGGCGGGATGGTCGAGCAACTGAGCGATGGCCGTCTGGCCGTCGTACCGTTCGCCATCGGCGTCCGGTCGCGCATTGAGGTCCCCCACCACGACAAAGGGTTCGTCGTGGGCCTTGCCGCCGCGGCGGCCGTTGTCGTCGATCAGGGCCGAAGATCCATCGAGGTACTCGACCCAGAGTTTGATCTCGTCAAAGTTCCGACGGCCGTTGCGGTCCTCGTCACCGTCGAAGGCCGGCGGCGTGGGGTGGCTGATCAACAAATGCACCAAGCCTTCGCCGACCACCACCGGGAGATCCCAGTGGGACTTGCTCGACAGGCGGAAGACCTCCAACGCCTGCTCCGAGTAGAAGCCCGGAGGAATGTGATGGCCCGGCAGGTCCTGCCAGAGAAACCGCTGAAACGAGCGCAGTCGGTCCGCCTGCAGCGGGAACCGCGACAGCACCGCCATCGCGTACTGCCCCCGGTAGGTGCCGAAGCCGAAACTGTCGCCGCCGTAGCCGCGACTCCCCTCCTCGGTGACGATCTCGCCGTCGCCATCGAGGTCCTGGCCGCTCGCCAAGCCGGT
Coding sequences within it:
- the hrpB gene encoding ATP-dependent helicase HrpB, yielding MAPAPTAPLPIDEVLPRLTATLEEASSAVLRAPTGAGKTTRVPPALLDDVSLEGAVWMVEPRRIAARAAARRIAGERGWTLGHEVGYRVRFDHRAREDSKLVVMTEGIVLRRLQQDPFLEGVGALVFDEFHERRLDSDLALAMAARVQREVRPDLRLVVMSATLDPAPIAAFLGDCPVIESRGFLHPVTVEYGDEPFHLDPRPWDIASAAARGARRALEDTAGDVLVFLPGVGEIHRVAEHLDDLATVAVVALYGDLPPDRQDTALETGPQRRVVLATNVAETSVTVEGITTVVDSGWMRRMRFDTGSGLDRLELARISRASAEQRAGRAGRLAPGRCLRLWTEHDHRRLTEREAPEIRRIDLAGTVLQLLAWGEPDPLRFAWFEAPGKRAVEQALALLRHLGAVTNSGITALGRRMAALPLHPRLAALVLAGDDLGAGRRAALAAALLSERDPFRRGGSVGRSAAAHESDLLDRIQALEKFEERGYLPGSGGEHGAARHVLRVRDQLAKAVLKGGPGGRRSAPQESSDPAFLRALLAAYPDRLARRREPNEPRAVLVGGTGVTLAPGSGVHRAELFLALDLAGRSGAEAVVRSASEVRFEWLPEAALRAEIETEFDPERQRVVGYRRLRWHDLVLEEREVPVAADVAAEVLAGAAALDLEAALGLDRPAIRTFLARLDSLREGCEIPSLDAAFWQSALPSLTAGKRSYEELRKAPLIDTILGALGWDVGRRLEREAPERIRLPSGRSAPLDWTGDGPPVLAARIQELFGLTETPRVGAGRVPVLLHLLAPNFRPQQITQDLAGFWRRTYPEVRKELQGRYPKHDWPEDPVSASPQKVGRRRR
- a CDS encoding DUF3052 domain-containing protein, whose amino-acid sequence is MPAGYSGTPLAKKLGITDGCRLAALYAPAHYRRLLDPLPLRVRILSRLSRDLDLVHLFVMERRRLADRLPACLSRIRQNGGIWVSWPKKASKVETDMTEDVVREVALPLGLVDVKVCAVDEVWSGLKLVIRKELRR
- a CDS encoding endonuclease/exonuclease/phosphatase family protein, which produces MPIRSLLLGFLVVTATSCAGPEPPTEPDEPPEVLRLALFNIEELRTVALNDVDDDGVGRNRQLRAAAEIVARIAPDVLVVQEIDHDASAPDDPALNARRFADAYLEPAAERHGAPLAYPHAFAAPSNTGLASGQDLDGDGEIVTEEGSRGYGGDSFGFGTYRGQYAMAVLSRFPLQADRLRSFQRFLWQDLPGHHIPPGFYSEQALEVFRLSSKSHWDLPVVVGEGLVHLLISHPTPPAFDGDEDRNGRRNFDEIKLWVEYLDGSSALIDDNGRRGGKAHDEPFVVVGDLNARPDADGERYDGQTAIAQLLDHPALRDPSEILVSQGAEEHRREDRQSRGNSLEVAERADSAALPRTATAEFLGGSRVDYLLPSLELRVLDGGVFWPASSEDPEGHALAAEASDHRLLWLDLALP